In the genome of Delphinus delphis chromosome 15, mDelDel1.2, whole genome shotgun sequence, one region contains:
- the MRGBP gene encoding MRG/MORF4L-binding protein, with protein MGEAEVGGGGAAGDKGPGEAATSPAEETVVWSPEVEVCLFHAMLGHKPVGVNRHFHMICIRDKFSQNIGRQVPSKVIWDHLSTMYDMQALHESEILPFPNPERNFVLPEEIIQEVREGKVVIEEDTNEEMKEDVDPHNVADDVFSSSGSLGKATEKSSKDKDKSNSDLGSKEGPDKRKRSRVTDKVLTANSNPSSPSAAKRRRT; from the exons ATGGGGGAGGCTGAggtgggcggcggcggcgcggcgggCGACAAGGGGCCGGGAGAAGCGGCCACCAGCCCTGCCGAGGAGACGGTGGTGTGGAGCCCCGAGGTGGAGGTGTGCCTCTTCCACGCCATGCTGGGCCACAAGCCCGTCG GTGTGAACCGGCACTTCCACATGATCTGTATCCGAGACAAGTTCAGCCAGAACATCGGGCGGCAGGTCCCATCCAAGGTCATCTGGGACCACCTGAGCACCATGTACGACATGCAGGCGCTG CACGAGTCTGAGATTCTTCCATTCCCAAATCCAGAGAGGAACTTCGTCCTTCCAGAAGAAATCATTCAAGAAGTCCGAGAAG GAAAAGTGGTCATTGAGGAGGATACGAACGAGGAAATGAAGGAAGACGTGGACCCCCACAATGTGGCCGATGATG TTTTTTCATCTTCAGGAAGCTTGGGGAAAGCAACAGAAAAGTCCAGCAAAGACAAAGACAAGAGCAACTCAGACTTGGGGTCCAAAGAGGGGCCGGACAAGCGGAAGCGCAGCCGGGTCACCGACAAAGTCCTGACCGCCAACAGCAACCCCTCCAGCCCCAGCGCGGCCAAGCGGCGCCGGACGTAG